From the genome of Anopheles moucheti chromosome 3, idAnoMoucSN_F20_07, whole genome shotgun sequence, one region includes:
- the LOC128302876 gene encoding uncharacterized protein LOC128302876: MAAPTTPSRQILFVLALLFVVKLGSGRPQNAIDNQDMPEINPNELRKLYTNYNSYVSNQLDNYGLDPLQLQLLAQYAQSNAISGGGGGWDQLYRAPEMKRQIRYRQCYFNPISCFKK, from the exons ATGGCTGCTCCTACCACACCTTCGCGACAGATTCTCTTCGTCCTGGCGCTATTGTTCGTCGTGAAGCTGGGCTCCGGTCGACCGCAAAATGCAATCGATAATCAG GATATGCCCGAGATAAACCCGAACGAGCTGCGAAAACTCTACACAAACTACAACTCGTACGTATCGAACCAGTTGGACAACTATGGGCTGGATCCGTTACAGCTGCAACTGTTGGCGCAGTACGCCCAGAGCAA CGCCATcagcggtggcggtggtggatgGGATCAGCTGTACCGGGCGCCAGAAATGAAGCGCCAAATTCGGTACCGTCAGTGCTACTTCAATCCCATCTCCTGCTTCAAGAAGTAA